The Erythrolamprus reginae isolate rEryReg1 chromosome 3, rEryReg1.hap1, whole genome shotgun sequence genome contains a region encoding:
- the LOC139165358 gene encoding mucolipin-3-like, with product MENPEVLVGSCSTQDDEHLYSVKHHASMCQLLEDQLRRKLKFFFMNPCEKFWARGRKPWKLGIQILKIAMVTIQLVVFGLSNQMVVTFKEENTVSFKHLFLKGYMDSMDDTYAVYTQKEVYDQISFAINQFLQLRANSVGNHAYEKKGSEETPMAICQYFYKRGIISPGNDTFDIDPEIETECLYVEPMLPLENGTLRKTPFNFTLDFQRLVTLTLTFKLKAINLQTVRQHELPDCYDFTLTILFDNKAHSGRIKISLDNDIAIKECKDWHVSGSIQKNTHYMMIFDGFVILTCLASLILCTRSVIKGIYLQREFVTFFQHHYKKEVSFSDLVEFVNGWYIMIIVSDLLTIVGSTLKMEIQAKSLTSYDVCSILLGTSTMLVWLGVIRYLSFFKKYNLLILTLRAALPNVIRFCSCAAMIYLGYCFCGWIVLGPYHAKFHTLNMVSECLFSLINGDDMFATFAKMQQKSYLVWLFSRIYLYSFISLFIYMVLSLFIALITDTYETVKHYQREGFPETELHSFIAQCKDLPNSGRYRLEEDSPINIFCCCKRLVTKGLGDRCII from the exons ATGGAAAATCCTGAAGTGCTTGTAGGCAGCTGCAGTACTCAGGATGATGAACATTTATACAGTGTAAAACATCATGCATCAATGTGCCAGCTTCTGGAAGATCAGTTAAGAAGAAAACTTAAATTTTTCTTTATGAATCCCTGTGAAAAATTCTGGGCCCGAGGAAGGAAACCGTGGAAGCTGGGCATACAAATTCTGAAAATAGCTATGGTCACTATCCAG cttgtagtttttggtttaagcaatcaaatggtggttacatttaaagaagaaaacacggTATCCTTTAAGCATCTATTCCTGAAAGGCTATATGGACAGCATGGATGACACCTATGCAGTGTACACGCAAAAAGAGGTCTATGACCAGATCTCTTTCGCAATAAACCAg TTCTTACAGCTGCGTGCTAATTCGGTTGGAAATCACGCCTACGAAAAGAAAGGATCAGAAGAGACGCCCATGGCAATATGTCAGTACTTCTACAAGAGAGGAATTATCAGCCCTGGAAATGACACTTTCGATATTGACCCAGAAATTGAAACTG agtgtctttatgtggagccaatgctacctctggaaaatgggacactgaggaagactcctttcaattttactttggacttccagag ACTTGTAACTCTGACACTCACGTTCAAACTGAAGGCCATTAATCTCCAGACTGTTCGACAACACGAACTCCCAGACTGCTATGATTTCACACTAACA atactctttgataacaaagctcatagtggaagaattaaaataagcctagacaatgatattgccatcaaggaatgtaaagactggcatgtttctggatcaa tacagaagaatacccattatatgatgatctttgatggttttgtcatactgacatgtcttgcatcactgattctctgcacacgatctgtaattaaaggaatttatctacaaagg gaatttgtgacttttttccaACATCACTATAAGAAAGAAGTATCTTTCTCTGATCTAGTGGAATTTGTCAATGGATGGTATATCATGATCATCGTTAGTGACCTTCTTACCATAGTTGGTTCTACATTAAAGATGGAGATACAAGCTAAG AGTCTGACAAGCTATGACGTCTGCAGTATCCTGTTAGGAACTTCCACCATGCTTGTGTGGCTTGGAGTGATCCGCTACCTCAGCTTctttaagaaatataat CTGCTTATTTTGACTCTCCGTGCAGCATTGCCCAATGTCATTCGATTTTGCTCCTGTGCGGCTATGATCTATCTGGGTTATTGTTTCTGTGGCTGGATTGTGCTGGGCCCATATCATGCTAAG ttccataccttgaatatggtttctgaatgtcttttctctttgataaatggagatgacatgtttgctacttttgcaaaaatgcaacagaaaagctaCCTGGTGTGGCTGTTCAGCCGGATCTACCTCTACTCTTTCATTAGCCTCTTTATCTACATGGTTCTGAGTCTCTTCATTGCCTTAATTACAGACACGTATGAAACAGTGAAG cattaccagcgtgaaggctttccagagacagaacttcattcattcatagcccagtgcaaagacctgccaaactctggaagatacagattagaagaggacagtcctataaatattttctgttgttgtaaAAGGTTGGTGACTAAAGGCCTGGGTGACAGATGCATCATCTGA